In one Macadamia integrifolia cultivar HAES 741 unplaced genomic scaffold, SCU_Mint_v3 scaffold1901, whole genome shotgun sequence genomic region, the following are encoded:
- the LOC122065145 gene encoding chalcone synthase 2-like — MGSVGEIYEAHRSQGPATVLAIGTANPTNCVYQPEFPDFYFRSTKSEHMTDLKDKFKRICDRSTIIKRHLYMTEEIIAENPEFYNPIAPTLDARQDIMVVEVPKLAQQAALKAIDEWGQPKSKITHVVFTTISGVDAPGADFQLIKLLGLSPTVRRVMMYHLGCYGGGSVLRVAKDLAENNKGARVLVVCSELNSVSGFKGPTATDFHTLLGQAIFADGAAALIVGADPDTSVERPLFQLFSAGTRILPDSDDMVEGHLRQSGLSISLSKDVAKTIAGNIGKCMEEAFSKVGICDWNSIFWVSHPGGPAILDLIEVTLGLKEEKLKASRKVLSEFGNMSSPTVMFILDEIRNKSTKEGKATTGEGFDWGVLLGFGPGLTVETLILRSIDTI, encoded by the exons ATGGGTTCAGTTGGAGAAATCTATGAAGCGCACCGCTCGCAAGGTCCAGCCACAGTTCTGGCCATCGGCACAGCAAATCCAACCAACTGTGTCTATCAGCCGGAGTTCCCAGATTTCTACTTCAGATCCACAAAGAGTGAACATATGACTGATTTGAAAGACAAGTTCAAGCGTATCT GTGATAGATCAACAATCATAAAACGTCATCTCTACATGACAGAAGAAATTATTGCGGAAAACCCTGAATTCTACAACCCTATTGCTCCCACACTTGATGCACGCCAAGATATTATGGTTGTCGAGGTTCCTAAGTTGGCTCAACAAGCAGCCTTAAAAGCCATCGATGAATGGGGGCAGCCCAAATCAAAGATCACCCATGTTGTATTCACTACCATTTCTGGTGTTGATGCACCTGGTGCCGATTTCCAACTCATCAAACTCCTTGGTCTTTCACCCACCGTCAGACGTGTGATGATGTATCATCTAGGTTGCTACGGTGGTGGCAGTGTCCTCCGTGTTGCCAAAGACCTTGCTGAGAACAATAAAGGTGCACGTGTCCTTGTTGTTTGCTCGGAGTTGAACTCCGTTAGTGGCTTCAAGGGACCTACCGCGACCGACTTCCACACCCTACTTGGGCAGGCAATCTTTGCAGATGGTGCTGCAGCTTTAATAGTTGGTGCTGACCCTGACACTTCAGTTGAACGCCCACTATTCCAACTATTCTCAGCTGGTACACGAATTCTCCCAGACTCAGATGATATGGTTGAAGGCCACTTGCGTCAATCAGGTCTTTCAATCAGCTTATCCAAGGATGTGGCCAAAACTATTGCTGGGAACATTGGGAAATGCATGGAGGAAGCATTTAGCAAGGTTGGTATTTGTGATTGGAACTCCATTTTTTGGGTGTCTCACCCTGGTGGCCCGGCAATTTTGGACCTTATTGAAGTGACCCTTGGTTTGAAGGAGGAGAAACTAAAAGCATCAAGAAAAGTGTTGAGCGAATTTGGTAATATGTCGAGCCCAactgtaatgtttattttggatGAAATTAGGAACAAGTCTACGAAGGAAGGGAAAGCTACAACTGGAGAAGGGTTTGATTGGGGTGTACTATTAGGGTTTGGACCAGGTCTAACTGTGGAAACACTTATCTTGCGTAGCATTGATACAATTTAA